Proteins encoded together in one Diabrotica undecimpunctata isolate CICGRU chromosome 3, icDiaUnde3, whole genome shotgun sequence window:
- the LOC140435452 gene encoding uncharacterized protein: MKKSGAGAQFHSKWFAYDALVFLRDKNKVRPCKESEAENVDDLNDSSSETDLDDSQVTDCDEGGNETQEFQDAENGNEGMKDLYNDGSQNPSTSNAACEKPSASNKSSQEPRKKTVENPNSTNLDEFKHPNKTRRVTQTLTRKIDDNARKEEAYKIIQDIQNKQQRDKFDVFGEHMACKIRDLNTTCAQNIVEHLIGNILFDASMGKYDYGMPQSTNTYEPILSMQPSTRPQSDSSYCSTPAISPAETYIQNSSDSSTAFGSSNILAEAFQLSNM; encoded by the exons ATGAAAAAATCTGGAGCAGGCGCTCAGTTTCATTCCAAGTGGTTTGCCTACGATGCATTAGTATTTCTTCGAGACAAAAACAAAGTCCGCCCATGCAAGGAAAGTGAAGCTGAGAACGTG GATGACCTTAATGACTCTTCCTCCGAAACGGATTTAGATGATTCACAAGTAACAGATTGTGATGAAGGTGGAAATGAGACCCAAGAATTTCAAGATGCAGAAAATGGCAACGAAGGCATGAAAGACTTGTATAACGATGGTTCTCAAAACCCATCAACATCTAACGCTGCTTGTGAGAAGCCTTCGGCATCTAACAAATCCTCTCAAGAGCCTCGTAAAAAAACCGTGGAAAATCCGAACAGCACAAATCTTGATGAATTTAAACACCCTAATAAAACTAGACGTGTCACACAAACACTTACAAGAAAAATCGATGATAACGCTCGAAAAGAAGAGGCATATAAAATAATTCAAgacatacaaaataaacaacagcGAGACAAATTCGATGTATTTGGAGAACATATGGCGTGTAAAATTAGGGATTTGAATACCACCTGCGCACAAAATATTGTAGAACATCTTATAGGTAATATTTTGTTCGATGCAAGTATGGGTAAATATGATTATGGAATGCCACAATCAACTAACACATATGAGCCAATTTTATCAATGCAACCTTCCACGAGACCACAATCAGATTCATCGTATTGCAGCACACCAGCTATATCACCAGCGGAGACATACATACAAAACTCTTCAGACTCCTCTACTGCTTTTGGTTCCTCAAACATTCTCGCAGAGGCATTTCAATTAAGTAACATGTAA